One Leopardus geoffroyi isolate Oge1 chromosome C1, O.geoffroyi_Oge1_pat1.0, whole genome shotgun sequence DNA segment encodes these proteins:
- the CTLA4 gene encoding cytotoxic T-lymphocyte protein 4 isoform X4, whose protein sequence is MACFGFRRHGAQLDLASRTWPCTALFSLLFIPVFSKGMHVAQPAVVLASSRGVASFVCEYGSSGNAAEVRVTVLRQTGSQMTEVCAATYTVENELAFLDDSTCTGISSGNKVNLTIQGLRAMDTGLYICKVELMYPPPYYAGMGNGTQIYVIDPEPCPDSDFLLWILAAVSSGLFFYSFLITAVSLSKMLKKRSPLTTGVYVKMPPTEPECEKQFQPYFIPIN, encoded by the exons ATGGCTTGCTTTGGATTCCGGAGGCATGGGGCTCAGCTGGACCTGGCTTCTAGGACCTGGCCCTGCActgctctgttttctcttctctttatcccCGTCTTCTCCAAAG GGATGCATGTGGCCCAGCCTGCAGTGGTGCTGGCCAGCAGCCGAGGTGTCGCCAGCTTCGTGTGTGAATACGGGTCTTCAGGCAATGCCGCCGAAGTCCGAGTGACTGTGCTGAGGCAGACTGGCAGCCAGATGACTGAAGTCTGTGCTGCGACATACACAGTGGAGAATGAGTTGGCCTTCCTAGATGATTCCACCTGCACTGGCATCTCCAGCGGAAACAAAGTGAACCTCACCATCCAAGGGTTGAGGGCCATGGACACGGGACTCTACATCTGCAAGGTGGAGCTCATGTACCCACCACCCTACTATGCAGGCATGGGCAATGGAACCCAGATTTATGTCATCG ATCCTGAACCTTGCCCAGATTCTGACTTCCTCCTCTGGATCCTCGCAGCAGTCAGTTCAGGATTGTTTTTTTACAGCTTCCTTATCACAGCTGTTTCTTTGAGCAAAATG CTAAAGAAAAGAAGCCCTCTTACTACAGGGGTCTATGTGAAAATGCCCCCAACAGAGCCAGAATGTGAAAAGCAATTTCAGCCTTATTTCATTCCCATCAATTGA